The Caballeronia sp. TF1N1 genome includes a window with the following:
- a CDS encoding ABC transporter substrate-binding protein, translating into MNRRNMLKLAALSAVPGSFEALMSRSALAQGSPIQFACPVPMSGPFAANGKYADLGMKLAIEQYGKVLGQPLAYTTLDTEGKPATAVRRVQEIAQQKNARYFAGGILSSEALAMGKEVEKAGGIFITTAGADELTGKDCNSATFRWSVPTFGAIEQTVRPLIQTFPKAKRWYTITPQYVFGDGLLSAAKAIFKEKGIEHVGNSYHSLNEKEFSGYLTNAVAAKPDVLLILNFGSQSSDTLRQAVSFGMKNNCTILMAWASGLEQFEALGPDICEGVYFGAQYWHAIDSPLNQDLVKRANAAFKANPNYSLAGSYICTKILLDGIVKAGTADPKKVIATLEGMKYSGLTGPEEIRAGDHQVLKNYYLLKGKPKSKMKDKDDYADIVSSGQSFLPLDKTQCKMA; encoded by the coding sequence TTGAATCGCCGAAATATGTTGAAGCTGGCCGCGCTGTCGGCCGTTCCCGGATCGTTTGAGGCGCTCATGTCGCGCAGCGCGCTCGCTCAAGGTTCGCCGATTCAGTTTGCCTGCCCGGTGCCGATGTCCGGACCCTTTGCGGCAAACGGCAAATACGCCGATCTCGGCATGAAGCTCGCGATCGAACAGTATGGCAAGGTGCTCGGTCAGCCGCTCGCATATACCACGCTCGATACCGAAGGCAAGCCCGCGACCGCGGTGCGTCGCGTTCAGGAAATAGCCCAACAGAAAAATGCGCGCTATTTTGCAGGCGGCATTCTTTCGTCCGAAGCGCTTGCAATGGGTAAGGAAGTGGAGAAGGCCGGCGGCATTTTCATTACTACGGCGGGCGCCGACGAGCTCACGGGGAAAGACTGCAATAGCGCGACGTTTCGGTGGTCGGTGCCGACCTTCGGCGCGATAGAGCAGACGGTTCGACCGCTCATTCAGACGTTCCCCAAGGCCAAGCGTTGGTACACCATCACGCCGCAATACGTCTTTGGCGATGGTCTTTTATCCGCTGCTAAAGCCATCTTCAAGGAAAAGGGCATCGAGCATGTGGGCAACAGCTATCACTCGCTAAACGAAAAAGAATTCAGCGGATATCTGACCAACGCTGTCGCGGCCAAGCCGGACGTCCTGCTTATTCTGAACTTTGGCTCACAGTCGTCGGATACGTTGCGACAAGCCGTGAGCTTCGGCATGAAGAACAACTGCACGATTCTCATGGCCTGGGCGTCCGGTCTGGAGCAGTTCGAAGCGCTCGGTCCGGACATCTGCGAAGGGGTGTATTTCGGCGCGCAGTACTGGCACGCAATTGATTCCCCGCTCAATCAGGATCTCGTCAAGCGCGCCAATGCGGCCTTTAAAGCGAACCCGAACTACAGTCTTGCGGGATCGTATATCTGTACCAAGATTTTGCTGGACGGCATCGTGAAGGCAGGTACGGCAGACCCCAAGAAAGTCATCGCGACGCTGGAAGGAATGAAGTATTCAGGTCTGACGGGCCCTGAGGAAATCCGCGCAGGCGACCATCAGGTGCTCAAGAATTATTATTTGCTCAAGGGTAAGCCCAAGAGCAAGATGAAAGACAAGGACGACTACGCCGATATCGTCAGTTCAGGACAATCGTTCCTTCCGCTCGACAAGACGCAATGCAAGATGGCTTGA
- a CDS encoding FadR/GntR family transcriptional regulator, with protein sequence MVMDRAKRASAAAGVDPTQQEVSRQPLAKPIKQPKRADLVAEEIKRLITEKDLKPGDKLPREVELQQLFSVSKSTIREALKSLEVQGLIKVTTGPSGGGTIVEVPLDRTLQLLQNYLFFKDVSIDDIYTVRQLLEPELAAGAVPHLTEEDLAALEENIASCDEPACAHESRDIVRQRQEDVNFHDILAAANPNPFLRFSCELINEMIRQLIEFRNDTPQAEHERFGRANVKIHKAITEAARARDVEKVRELMVIHMTEAPRYVKRMKGKIRGRLILDSEIRQRVIKRGGKA encoded by the coding sequence ATGGTGATGGACCGTGCTAAGCGCGCCAGCGCGGCGGCCGGAGTCGACCCGACTCAACAGGAAGTCTCAAGGCAGCCGCTTGCCAAGCCCATCAAGCAGCCCAAGCGCGCAGACCTCGTCGCTGAGGAAATCAAACGGCTCATTACGGAAAAAGATCTCAAGCCGGGCGACAAGCTGCCGCGCGAAGTCGAGTTGCAGCAGTTGTTTTCCGTTAGCAAGAGCACGATTCGCGAAGCGCTCAAGTCTCTGGAAGTGCAAGGGCTTATCAAGGTCACGACCGGTCCTTCGGGCGGCGGCACCATCGTTGAAGTGCCGCTAGATAGAACCCTTCAGCTCTTGCAAAATTATTTGTTCTTTAAGGACGTAAGCATCGACGACATCTATACGGTGCGTCAGTTGCTCGAACCCGAACTTGCTGCAGGGGCAGTGCCGCATTTGACGGAAGAGGATTTGGCCGCGCTCGAAGAAAATATAGCGAGTTGCGACGAACCCGCTTGCGCGCACGAGAGCCGGGATATTGTCAGGCAACGTCAGGAAGACGTGAATTTCCACGACATTCTCGCTGCGGCCAATCCCAATCCGTTCTTGCGGTTTAGCTGCGAGCTGATCAACGAGATGATCCGACAACTGATCGAATTTCGAAACGATACACCGCAAGCGGAGCACGAACGTTTCGGCCGTGCAAACGTCAAGATTCACAAGGCCATCACCGAAGCAGCACGTGCGCGCGACGTTGAAAAAGTACGCGAACTGATGGTGATACACATGACGGAAGCGCCGCGCTACGTCAAACGCATGAAGGGCAAAATTCGCGGCAGGCTCATACTCGATTCAGAGATTCGCCAGCGCGTCATTAAGCGCGGCGGTAAAGCTTAA
- a CDS encoding sensor domain-containing diguanylate cyclase, whose protein sequence is MSPRFDVVRKTGRVVRRRLVRRNSTATMRVADAFSRFPLLAGLIGTAIAISMAVLSFAALWQGRAQALQNAHEASANVVATLTADISRNIESIDLSLRTIVSGMENPAVMALSDDLRKLVLFDGATATNYIGGAFVMDGQGRIVVERDASVPNELRFKDRDYFTAHAARADVGLYISKPYQSRLRNGAYSLALSRRINAPDGSFAGVAVIALNIDYLKALLSRVNVGRAGSVFIVQPDGLMLARKPPLPAGASSTVVRSPTFSSMTDQLNGSYISTSPLDGVRRIYTFAHVPGTQLIAAVAPAEDDVLQGWRERSTMIGGLTLMFGAGFIVLSWLLAISLRSRAIAQEKLQRLAGTDSLTGLANRRALDRRLDEEWRRARRADQPLSALFVDVDHFKLYNDTYGHAMGDDALVAVADCIQHSVKRPGDIVARYGGEEFVIVLPSAAEEGAVTFAERLRMMVEALEIPNSGSPRGFLTVSIGCATAHPRHSDDALKLLNNADAALYRAKRAGRNRAVHENSAAGGG, encoded by the coding sequence ATGTCCCCGAGATTCGACGTCGTGCGCAAAACGGGCCGTGTGGTCCGGCGTCGGCTAGTCCGACGCAATAGCACCGCCACGATGCGCGTGGCAGATGCCTTCTCGCGCTTTCCCTTGCTTGCCGGCCTAATCGGCACGGCTATCGCTATTTCCATGGCGGTGCTTTCCTTTGCCGCGCTTTGGCAAGGCCGTGCGCAGGCGTTGCAGAACGCACATGAGGCGTCCGCCAATGTTGTCGCGACGCTCACTGCCGATATTTCACGCAATATCGAATCCATCGATCTTTCGTTGCGCACCATCGTAAGTGGAATGGAAAATCCGGCCGTGATGGCCTTGTCCGACGACTTGCGCAAGCTCGTCCTATTCGATGGCGCAACCGCAACGAATTACATAGGCGGCGCATTCGTGATGGACGGGCAAGGACGTATCGTAGTCGAGCGCGATGCGTCCGTTCCTAACGAATTGCGCTTTAAAGACCGCGACTATTTCACGGCGCACGCAGCAAGAGCCGACGTCGGGCTCTATATTTCAAAGCCGTATCAATCGCGCTTGCGCAACGGCGCATATTCGCTCGCGCTAAGCCGCCGCATTAACGCACCGGATGGCTCGTTTGCGGGCGTGGCGGTGATCGCGCTCAATATCGACTATCTCAAGGCATTACTCTCGCGCGTCAATGTCGGCCGAGCGGGCTCCGTTTTCATCGTGCAGCCAGACGGCCTGATGCTTGCCCGCAAGCCTCCCTTGCCCGCTGGCGCCTCCAGCACCGTGGTTCGCTCGCCTACCTTTTCGTCGATGACGGATCAACTCAACGGCTCTTATATTTCGACTTCGCCCCTGGACGGCGTGCGCCGCATCTATACCTTTGCGCATGTGCCGGGCACGCAACTCATCGCAGCGGTCGCGCCTGCGGAAGATGATGTACTTCAAGGCTGGCGCGAACGCAGCACGATGATCGGCGGCCTGACTCTCATGTTCGGCGCTGGCTTCATCGTTCTGTCGTGGCTGCTTGCAATCTCGCTGCGTTCGCGCGCCATCGCTCAGGAAAAGTTGCAAAGGCTCGCAGGGACCGATTCACTCACCGGTCTCGCTAACCGGCGTGCGTTGGATCGCCGTCTCGACGAGGAATGGCGACGTGCGCGGCGCGCGGATCAGCCGCTTTCCGCATTGTTCGTCGATGTCGACCACTTCAAGCTCTACAACGACACCTACGGTCATGCGATGGGCGACGATGCGCTCGTCGCCGTGGCCGATTGCATACAGCATTCAGTCAAGCGACCGGGCGATATCGTCGCGCGCTACGGCGGTGAGGAATTCGTGATCGTGCTGCCTTCAGCGGCGGAGGAAGGCGCAGTGACTTTTGCTGAACGTCTTCGGATGATGGTCGAAGCGCTCGAGATTCCGAACAGCGGTTCGCCGAGAGGCTTCCTTACCGTGAGCATTGGCTGCGCGACGGCCCATCCGCGTCATAGCGATGACGCGCTCAAGTTGCTGAACAACGCGGATGCGGCGCTCTACCGTGCGAAACGCGCAGGCCGGAACCGGGCTGTCCACGAAAATAGCGCAGCGGGCGGCGGCTGA
- a CDS encoding branched-chain amino acid ABC transporter permease, whose protein sequence is MDVDAPQSSSPRQALHRYRFLLLALLVVCILPMTIRSGSLATEVLVYALAALGCNLLLGHTGLLSFGQGIFFGLGSYSAGLILTKFGLQAPVALLGAVLAGAVAAAIVGWFSIRQRGAYFVMLTLAFGQMFYFLAYTTPDLTGGDNGLLDIPRPALSILGKTLFSITSPWQYYAFVAVLFLLAFWLMMRVSHSIFGRTLLAIRDNEARAAAVGYDVRRFKLAAFVISGAVTGLAGALHAMMTGIAPLSNIDYHTSEMILMMTVIGGTGNLFSSVLGAAFYVLFADWLSTLWPRWLLLLGLVLIAVSLFMQRGLWGLGERVWRAVRRNQGEAT, encoded by the coding sequence CTGGACGTCGACGCGCCGCAAAGCTCGTCGCCCCGGCAAGCGCTTCATCGCTATCGCTTCTTGCTGCTTGCCTTATTGGTCGTTTGCATATTGCCCATGACGATACGTTCGGGTTCGCTTGCGACCGAAGTACTTGTCTACGCGCTTGCGGCCTTGGGGTGCAATCTGCTCCTGGGACACACAGGGTTGCTCTCTTTTGGACAAGGCATTTTCTTTGGACTAGGCAGCTATAGCGCGGGTCTCATTCTAACGAAATTCGGTCTACAGGCTCCCGTCGCCTTATTAGGGGCGGTGCTTGCCGGAGCGGTTGCCGCAGCCATCGTCGGATGGTTTTCCATCCGTCAGCGCGGTGCCTATTTCGTGATGTTGACGCTCGCATTCGGCCAGATGTTTTACTTTCTCGCCTACACGACGCCCGATCTAACCGGCGGTGACAACGGTCTTCTCGATATCCCCCGTCCCGCTTTGTCCATCTTGGGCAAGACACTCTTTTCGATAACCTCACCCTGGCAGTATTACGCGTTCGTGGCGGTGCTTTTCTTGCTCGCATTCTGGCTGATGATGCGTGTCTCGCATTCGATATTCGGTCGCACATTGCTGGCTATTCGCGACAACGAAGCCCGAGCGGCCGCGGTTGGGTACGACGTCAGGCGCTTCAAGCTCGCGGCCTTTGTCATCTCCGGTGCGGTCACGGGCTTGGCGGGCGCGCTGCACGCCATGATGACCGGTATCGCGCCGCTGTCTAACATCGACTATCACACGAGCGAGATGATTCTCATGATGACGGTGATTGGCGGTACGGGCAATCTGTTTTCATCGGTCCTCGGTGCGGCCTTCTATGTGCTGTTCGCTGATTGGTTAAGCACGCTTTGGCCGCGCTGGCTGCTCCTGCTTGGGCTCGTGTTGATCGCTGTAAGCCTTTTCATGCAGCGTGGCTTGTGGGGCCTTGGCGAACGCGTCTGGCGCGCGGTCAGGCGCAATCAGGGAGAGGCAACATGA
- a CDS encoding branched-chain amino acid ABC transporter permease — protein sequence MNVYLLQVVNGIGVGMLYFLLAVGLSIVFGLLRFVNFAHGAFYLLGAYFCYQAMQWSMSFWMALIVVPVVVGVLAWIVEKIVLRHVYAQQHEFHILATVGLALVLQECAIILWGPLGDNVAVPDVLNGVVIWGSFVYPKYRLFVIGFTAVLAAILWWVLEGTRLGSAVRAGSESSEMVSLLGINVTRVFSLVFALGAGTAALAGVLAAPIRGVDPFMGIEALGVAFVVVVVGGMGNFLGALVGGLLVGIVQSVMSTLWPEGARLMIYVAMAAVLLLRPNGLLGRAV from the coding sequence ATGAACGTTTATCTGTTGCAGGTCGTGAACGGCATCGGCGTGGGGATGCTGTATTTTCTGCTCGCGGTCGGCTTGTCGATCGTATTCGGGCTCCTGCGCTTCGTGAATTTCGCGCACGGCGCGTTCTACCTTCTTGGTGCGTATTTCTGTTATCAGGCGATGCAGTGGTCAATGAGCTTCTGGATGGCGCTCATCGTCGTGCCGGTTGTAGTAGGCGTGCTTGCGTGGATAGTAGAAAAGATCGTACTGCGGCACGTCTATGCGCAGCAGCACGAGTTTCATATTCTCGCGACAGTGGGCCTCGCACTCGTGCTGCAGGAGTGCGCAATCATCCTATGGGGACCGCTCGGCGACAACGTAGCGGTGCCGGATGTGCTGAATGGCGTCGTGATCTGGGGCAGCTTCGTCTATCCGAAATACCGCCTTTTCGTGATCGGATTCACGGCAGTGCTCGCGGCCATTCTCTGGTGGGTACTCGAAGGCACGCGGCTCGGTAGCGCCGTTCGCGCGGGCAGTGAATCCAGTGAGATGGTGTCCTTGCTCGGTATCAATGTGACGCGGGTCTTCAGTCTCGTGTTCGCGCTCGGCGCGGGCACGGCAGCGCTTGCAGGCGTCCTTGCCGCACCCATACGCGGCGTCGATCCATTCATGGGTATCGAAGCTTTGGGCGTGGCCTTCGTGGTTGTCGTGGTGGGCGGCATGGGTAATTTCCTTGGCGCGCTTGTTGGCGGCTTGTTGGTCGGTATTGTTCAGAGCGTGATGAGCACGTTATGGCCCGAAGGCGCGCGGCTCATGATCTATGTCGCGATGGCCGCTGTCCTATTGCTGCGTCCGAATGGATTGCTCGGGAGGGCAGTGTGA